Proteins from one Catenuloplanes atrovinosus genomic window:
- the alr gene encoding alanine racemase — protein sequence MWQAEVRVDLDAIRANVAHLVAGTTAEVMAVVKSDGYGHGMVASARAALDGGATWLGVASPAEAITLRESGLTTPILAWLVGPGLPLHEAVAADVDLSVATLGLLDEVIAAGEHTGRVARVHLKIDTGMTRGGATLADWPVLLEAAAKAQSDDLIDVVGVWSHLACADAPGDASVDAQLAVFHEALEMADRFGIRPRFRHLANSAAALTRPDTHFDLIRPGLAIYGLSPMGGRVEGLRPAMTARARVMLAKRVPAGSGVSYGHTYVTPAETTIAVVPIGYADGIPRHGSNAAPVLIGGRVRPIAGRVCMDQFAVDCGDDPVHDGDLVTLFGPGDDGEPTADDWAEAAGTINYEIVARFGSPRVARVFDGLRPEVGA from the coding sequence ATGTGGCAGGCCGAAGTTCGAGTTGACCTCGATGCGATCCGGGCGAACGTGGCCCATCTCGTCGCCGGCACCACCGCGGAGGTCATGGCGGTGGTCAAGAGCGACGGGTACGGGCACGGCATGGTCGCCTCCGCGCGCGCGGCTCTGGACGGCGGCGCCACCTGGCTCGGTGTGGCGAGCCCGGCCGAGGCGATCACTCTGCGTGAGTCCGGGCTGACCACGCCGATCCTCGCCTGGCTGGTCGGCCCCGGCCTGCCGCTGCACGAGGCCGTCGCGGCCGACGTCGACCTGAGCGTGGCCACGCTGGGCCTGCTGGACGAGGTGATCGCCGCCGGTGAGCACACCGGGCGGGTCGCCCGCGTCCACCTGAAGATCGACACCGGCATGACGCGCGGCGGCGCCACGCTGGCCGACTGGCCGGTGCTGCTGGAGGCGGCGGCCAAGGCGCAGTCCGACGACCTGATCGACGTGGTCGGCGTCTGGTCCCACCTGGCGTGCGCGGACGCGCCCGGCGACGCCAGCGTCGACGCGCAACTCGCCGTCTTCCACGAGGCGCTGGAGATGGCCGACCGGTTCGGCATCCGGCCGCGCTTCCGCCACCTCGCCAACTCCGCGGCCGCGCTCACCCGCCCGGACACGCACTTCGACCTGATCCGGCCCGGCCTCGCCATCTACGGCCTGTCGCCGATGGGCGGGCGGGTCGAGGGGCTGCGGCCCGCGATGACCGCGCGCGCCCGGGTGATGCTGGCCAAGCGGGTGCCGGCCGGCTCCGGCGTCTCCTACGGCCACACCTACGTCACGCCGGCCGAGACCACGATCGCGGTGGTGCCGATCGGGTACGCCGACGGCATCCCCCGGCACGGCTCGAACGCCGCCCCGGTGCTGATCGGCGGCCGGGTCCGGCCGATCGCGGGCCGCGTCTGCATGGACCAGTTCGCCGTCGACTGCGGCGACGACCCGGTGCACGACGGCGACCTGGTCACGCTCTTCGGCCCCGGCGACGACGGCGAGCCGACCGCGGACGACTGGGCGGAGGCCGCCGGCACCATCAACTACGAGATCGTCGCCCGGTTCGGCAGCCCCCGGGTGGCCCGTGTCTTCGACGGCCTGCGACCGGAGGTAGGTGCATGA
- the rimI gene encoding ribosomal protein S18-alanine N-acetyltransferase, whose protein sequence is MSDAIRPLRWWHIDELLPIEADLFGAEKWTAAMFWNELANGHHYLVSLDDDGRVDGYAGLAMQEPDAWVQNIAVRRDRQRHGIGRALLEALLAEAERRGAERVLLEVAVDNVPAQRLYGAYGFEGIGIRRGYYQPSNTDALIMERER, encoded by the coding sequence ATGAGTGACGCGATCCGGCCGCTGCGCTGGTGGCACATCGACGAGCTGCTACCCATCGAGGCCGACCTGTTCGGTGCCGAGAAGTGGACGGCCGCCATGTTCTGGAACGAGCTGGCGAACGGCCATCACTATCTGGTGTCACTGGACGACGATGGCCGGGTCGACGGCTACGCCGGCCTCGCGATGCAGGAGCCGGACGCCTGGGTGCAGAACATCGCGGTCCGCCGTGACCGGCAGCGCCACGGCATCGGCCGTGCGCTGCTGGAGGCGCTGCTGGCGGAGGCGGAGCGGCGCGGCGCGGAGCGGGTGCTGCTGGAGGTCGCGGTGGACAACGTGCCCGCGCAGCGGCTCTACGGCGCGTACGGCTTCGAGGGCATCGGCATCCGGCGCGGCTACTACCAGCCGAGCAACACCGATGCTCTGATCATGGAGCGGGAGCGGTAA